In Monodelphis domestica isolate mMonDom1 chromosome 1, mMonDom1.pri, whole genome shotgun sequence, the sequence gagtagaaacacagaagaaaaaacaactgctggattaCATGggccaaggggatatggttggggatgtagcaaacaccaacaacatggaaataggttttgatcaaggacacataatacacaatgaaattgtgtgtcagctacgggaagggtgggtggaggggagggagggagggaaataatatgattcttgtaaccaaggaataatgttctaaattgactaaataaattaatttaaatttttaaaaaactgaatccTTTCCTACCTACCTTTCTAGTATTCTAATACTTGACTCTCCCTCCACAGATTCGACAATCCAGTCATACTGTTGCTGTTCCTGGCACAAGCCTCTCTATCTTCTCATGCATTTCCTCTGGCTCTCTCCCATACCTGGATTTCTCTCCCATCTCATCTCTGCCTACTGGGGGCTTCCTTCAGGTCACAGTTAAAATCTACCATTCCTCAGAGATTACCTCTCATTTACCCTGTAAATATCTTGTTAGCACAAAGTTGTTTATATCATGGCCCCTCCATTATAATGGGAGCACGGCAGGGCCTAATTTTGCCTTGCTCTATATCCCTAGTATTTCAACATAGTGCCTAGTACACAATAAGTGCTTTAAAAAGTCAATATGCCAACTATGACTTGTGTACTTGTCTTCTCCTGACCCTTCCcacaaaatacacacatacaaggaaattgtaaattccttgagggcagggactatgtaTAACCTATTTGTATGACCCCCAGAGCCCAAAAGAATACCTTAAATGGGAATGGTGCTCAAGTGCATTGAACTCACTTAAATGTCTTACAAAGTTTGCAATGAAAATCCCAGAAGCATCACtgcaattttctttgttttacccTCCTTATGCAATGTATCTTCTAAAAGCAGAGAACTCAATCCCACAGCAAGACAAGACAAGTCAGATAATCTCACCTTGATGTAATTGTCATAACTTCATCCTCTTCACGTGTATCCTCAGCAAATAGAACCTGGGAACTCTGCAATGAAATGGACAATATCTTACCTATATTTATAGAGTCAAACCCTCtccttcatttaatttattttggccCTACCACCAAGCAAATAGAAAATGGAAGTTATATAGATTGTATAAGTCAGAAATAAATGCATGACTTCAGAAAAGTGATTGTCTTTTGAGGTTTGGGATTCTGTATGGGGTAAGCAAAGatagaaaaaagtataacaaagttaataatgaattagaaactattacaagttaattttttttaaagctctgtaTACACAACAGAGCTAAAACACCAATGTACATCTCTAAGAGTCTAGATATATAGCAAGCTAATACCCAATACCTAATACTATTGTTTTGATTATCTGATTGTGGATGTGGTCAGACAAaatctggaatattgtgttcagaCCCGGGTACTTAATTTTAAGAGGGAAACTAACAAAACTGAAGCTTGACCAAAGGAAGGTTACCATGATGCTAAGGGGTCTGGGAGTCATCCATATGTACTATGTTTCCAATACATCAAGAAAAGATAAAGGAACCAGAGATTTTTGATCTggagaaaaatttttattttaggggagggagaaataataGTGAAACATGATGactatcttcaaatatctgaaaggtTATTATGTGGAGAAGagctatttattatatttatactgCCTGGCTGTAGAGGATAACAATGGGTTAAAGTTATGGGGAGAGAGGcagatttattttcaaaatgattttctaaaaacAATAACTGTCTGAAAGTGAAATAAGCTTTCTCCTTGTGAGTTAGTGAACTCACTATCACTAAGTGTCCAGAAGCCAGATGAATACTTATTTGTCTAAGCTATTGTAGAAAGGCTCCTCTTTTTAGCAAATGACCCTCTGGGATTCCATGattttttaagaataataataaaatgagggagaagaaaagcaaacattttcttttatcaAAAGTTTCTACTATCAATTCATTGCATGCAGATAGACAAGAAGAAACCACAGGAATAAGACCAGGGAACACTACTGACAAGTGCCTCTGCTTCAAATGCTTAGAGAAAGTTTAGTTTTCCACATAACCTATCAGAACCTAAGTAAACAAAAATAAGCCAAGTATCTTTTTATCACTCAGGTAAATGATGAAAAACACTCAAATACAGGAATAGAGGTTAAACTTTCAGTCATAGAAAAAACAGTTAACCCAAGAGTGAAGTCATTAGGAAAAAtaagaagtgaaaaaaattgttaaaaggtGAAAATATGAGAAGTAAGTACTATAGTTGACTATTTGTTTAAACCCAGTAGTAACAAAAATGATGTTCTAGCCCAGGCAGTTTTacgaaggaaaagaaaaagagaaacaatactGACACCTAGTGTCTACCTACTATTAAATACAAAAATCTAATGACACATAAGTTTGTCAGGATACTCAGTTTTCCCTCATAAGAATGGAGTTCTGAAATGATTATGGTAAAACAGCCTGGCCCCCCCTCTCTTGCAGGACCTACAACATAATCAACTATTTCTTTCCAAAGTCAAATTCTGGCCCACCAATTTCCAGACATTTGCTCCCAAAAAGTTTATGTTTGTCAGTCTATAACAAAGCATGACTTCAAAGTCCTGCTTTTTTAATTcctgaacaaattttaaaatgttcctttacagcaaatttctcccTCATCCTAAAAACTTTGCAAAATTTGTGTATATATCAGATTTTCCTAGAGAAAACTTGTTTTCTGAGGTCTCTCTCCTTGATTTTTACAGCTTTGTTTTTCCAGGCTCTCTGCAATCTTCCAACTAATGAGGACAAGTATAACCTTTCCCTATCAAACCCACATGatcaaaagtaaaatatttgaaaGCATTGACCACCAAAAAGTCCTTCGTGCCTCTGTAGAACACTCAGCTTCAGAAATGAAAGATCCAGAGAAGGTAGAGAAAGTTATAATCATTTTACCCATTTCTCTAATATTCTATCCCAAttccaaagttgtttgtttttttttaattgtgacaAGAGGAGAAATTGGAATCCTGCCTGCTATTGTCATTTAcagattagagctagaaggggcttcAGACATCAATCTAATCTCTGAACACCAACATTTTGAAGAAAATTGACATACgaaagggaaaatgacttgcctgaggttatTCATCAGAGGTAAAATAACTGGGATTTCAACCTAGATTTTCCAACTACAAGTCTTGCACTGTTCCACTACACTATATCCTGTGAAATTTGTCTGCTTTTTGAGCTAGAGAACTTCTAACAAGATAACTAGCCCTTGAACATTCTTTGTAGCTGTTCAAAGGATATTGTTCAATTCTTGACTTTAAACTAAATTACTTGCCACTGACCTGCACTCCTCAGAACTTATTCCCTCAATGTTTTTTCAAACCAGACAATAAATTATTAAGTGTCAATTATTCTGGAGTTAATGTATTCCTTGAAAGGGATATCTCTGGTTGCAGAGTACAGTCACTAAAGTGCCTTACTGTATTAACTAAACTTCCCTTCTATAAGGGAAAAAAGTGTCTTCAAGCAGCAGCTAAATGACTACTTATTGAGCATATTTTAGAAGGGAGTCTTGCTCTAGGATAGGTTAAATCAGATGACCTCAGAGAGCCCTTCCATTTCTCAGGTTCAATGATTCTATGACATCTAGGGAAGTTTGGGAATAGGATATAAAGGAAtaagatttcatttctttttcaggaaTCTTTCCAGACTATGATGCAAGATAATAAGAATAGTGATTCCCAAAGAAATAAGTCCCAGCTAATTTAACACTATAGGTTGCTAATCCCTTTTAATGAACATTATGATAGGCTAAGGTTAACCCATATTCCTGTTTATTCTGCAGGTTAAGCACCCCTGTCCCAGGCATTCTTGATCCTTACCTGATGGTGACTGGTTGTTGGTTCTTCCTCCAGTAAAGCCTTTTCTTTCAAACTCTGCAATGGACTCCCATGGATAGCCTTCCTTTTTAAATGCCAGGTAGATGTCAGTAGTTCTTTCCTTGTTTCTGTGTTATCGTTTCCTATCTTTTCTGCAAGAGATTCATTTAGTCCTTTGGCTTGATCTCGTCCATCATGCTCCTTTTGCAGCAGGGAAGGAGAGTCAGGTAATATTGGCTCTCCAAACTCTTTTTTTTGAAGAAGTTGCCTCTGAGCCAATTTCAGGCTTTTCTGATAAACCTCCAGCTGACATAGTATGACCTTAGTATACTGGTTAGGGTCCATTTCAATAGGGCAGAACGGGATGCCCCAGTAATAGTGCACAGTGCCTCCAATTTCTTCCTGCAGACCCTTGACATCAATTGTGCCAGGGAGGCGGAACTGAggtgtcttttctttcctttgtgtAGCCATGAAAGAACCACAACCTAGCCTACTATTTTCTTTAGGCTGTTTACACTTTGTACCTTCAGTCCATTGACTAGTCCCATTATCAAAAAAGTTAGAGTTCTTACTCTCAAGAATTGGCTGGTTGAATTTATCCCTAATTCCTGAACTTCCAGTGACTGGCTCCACTTCCAGGTCAACAGTATGATCCAAACACTTCTCTCTTGCTTCAGCCTCCTCTTCTTGGCTAACGCATGCGTTTGCAAACAATTTCCGAGGTACCAGCTGCCATGTTCCTGTAGGTACTCGAGAAAAAGTAGGACTCAGAACAAACTGTTTTTTACCAGGAGGACTTGATAATTCATCACTGGAGTCACTTAAAATAGGTGAGGAACGTGTTTCATTGGATTTAAGCAACAGTTGGCTCTTTTCTTGAGATAAAATTATGCTTGATACTAATGAGCTTTCAACTATTTCTTGACTTAACCTCTTCAACATCACCAGAGGGCTTTTGGGCACTTCTGTCTGTTCAGATTGAAATGCCTGTGCCAGGGAGGTGATAGGAGAGTGTGAAGATTCAGGACGAGGCAACGTGTATTCAATAGTCTCAGAGACCACTGGTTTCTCCTGATGATACTGTCCAGGTACTCCAGTGAACAAAGGTGCAGAGGTGGTAGCAGAGGAATCAGAAGGTTGGCAACTCTGAAACAAGTTATCCCACCCACCATAAAATTATTAATGTAGATGCACATGAGAAGCAATGGGAAAAAAGTAGAGTATATTGCCTATGATCAGTTCTTCCTCTCTAACATCTGAAggctaaatgttttttttttcaataaccaGTGTTAATTGGCATAAGTGATGACTATAGGATGCTATCATCTCCATATCTTTTCATTCCATTTGTAGTTATCCACTAAAGAGTTTATATatccatataagaatatagatTTCTATGAATATATTTGAATCTTCAGAAAAACTGCCAAATCTTCTCTCTATAtttcctcccacctccccagCTCTATTCACCCCCACCACCAATTTTTACTCTGGGCTTTCCCCACAGGAAAATGCCTACCCTGTGTCCTATTCTTTTTAGTGCCAAATAAATACCATTATTCTGAAAGTAATGATAATAACTTTATATTTTGCAAAGGgctttcctcataacaacctcaTGAAGCAGGGACTTCATCCCCATTTAAAAAGACAAGGAAAGTGACACTtggagaggttaaattatttgcctatgGTCTCACAACTTAAAGTCATGTCTTTTAGTTACAAATCCATcaatctttccactataccacatgaAAGTAGGAGTGTGATTTTTAATCAACTATTCAAcacttttcttcttctaaataaTAGCCTAAAAAAATCTACAGAGTAAATGCCTTCATgtcaaaattaattcaaatgatgTTCACCCCAAATGCCTCAAGGGTTCTTTCTCATGTGAATTTATAAACTGCTCCTTGTTACTTTCAATAATACTGTAAAATACTGGAGGACTATATTCTTTATGGTCACAAGTCTATGActgagagattgaaagaatacagcTATCGCATTCCAGTAAAACTTTTTAAGAAAAGGTATAATTACATTCAAGCTCTCAGCAATGGCCTTCCTTAAGAGCGCCTCTTCTTCTTCTGCCTGGTCATTCACTTGCTGTGCTTCTTGTTCACTCATTTTCAGAGCCAAAGCAAACTGCTCCTCTTCTGTCATCTCTGAaaggcaaagggaaaaaataaatcatgtattTATTTGAACATAAAAAATGGAATTATAGACTATTTGGAGCCGAAGGAGACTGTGgggaccatctaatccaaccagaCACAAACACTACAATTTTCCCTATGGACTAGAACTCAATTCTAGGTCTCCTGCTTCCCAGACCTGGGCCCTCTCCACTACGTCACACTTTACATTTGCACAAGTTCAGTTCTTAAGTTCTCCATAATTATGTTACTACAGCATGAACTTGACCCTGAGCGCTTGAAAGCTAGGCACATGAATCACAACCAGCATGCTTAAAAGTTGGAAGCAATTCAAATAAAATCCTGGAGATGAAATGTGTCACTAGAAGACCAGCCTAATTCTGAAAAGGTTCACCACCAAAGGCCTGAGTCACTGGGTCTTGGGTTTCTCAACCTCAATATATCAAAGGTTATATCTTCAGAGGAAGATGACATTGATATGTTTATCTCTTCCCTCCAATGATATAGATTGCAACCTATCAACACCTTCCTATTCTGTGAAATTTCATTTATAACATCCTATGTATTCactacaaagagaagaaaaaaatttattttaattcaaacaAACCCCTAAGCTTGCCCTCCTATGCTGTTAAGGGCTAGagggagctaggtggtacagtggacctgagagagaaaaatatgaattaaaatcctgcctcagatacttactagctatgtggccctgcaTAAGTGACAaaatctctcagtctcagtttcctcatctgcaaaatatgaataaaaatagtacctccctcacagggttgttgtgaattaaatgagacaatatatgtaaagtactctacaaattttaaagcactatataaaagctAGTGATGATGATAAAGATGATGAGTATCAGAAGACTTTAGTGGAGATCCTGatttatacttaataaatgtttgatcctGAGGtgttgatgatttttttaaaaatgccaaagGAAATTTCTGTGCTGGATTTGTGCTCCAAAAAAATGTGCTAGAGGCTTTCCTCAAGCTCTACATTTTCCATAGATACCAATGAAGAACTTAGGTTATCCCTCTCTTGCTCTCACTATATGGGGGATAAgcccattttttttccagttgtaaTTGCTCTAATGATATCTTATACATCCACCTGTCCTACAACAGTTCCCCACTTACAATATACTACTGTTTGCCCAAGTCCTCTGCATTGCCCTCTGAATGATACTCAACTTTTATCATTCAGACTACAACATTCCATAACTTTAAGTCATACTAAACATCACCAGAAGAACACTGGTATTAAAAACCTTTGTTTTGAGAAAAGCCAGGGGTTATAAAAATAACTGTAATTTCCCAAAGGCTATCCAACCTATCCTCCTCCTATTCAATTCTGAGCATTACCATGAATTTCCAAGATACACATACTATACAAATTCTATAAACTGTTCATCCAACTGCATAGCATAAACATAGTTATTTTTCATCCACTTAGTTTTTGTCTTCTACAGCTGGTTAGGACAAACTCTTTTGAACAATTATGTATTTCACTGAATGAACATATCTCATTTATATGGCTCTTAAATATTCCAGGGCTTCATGAAATCAGCACACTGTCATCCAGAAACAGGAGTATATGGAGGAACTCATGTCCACAGAGCATGTAataaagcttttattttaattgagTTGGCATTCTACCACATCTACCATAAAACTGGGGAATGCCATTGGTGAGAACACATCTctgtttttatctcttctttggtagCATTGCTGAATGTAGTTTTCTCTTGTTATTTGAGCTTTCAAAGTATCTTATAATATTCTGACATATGCATCTTGTAAAGGATGAACACTGAGGAAGAATTAAAGTCTACCAAATCAATGGTTCttataatcaatgaaaaaatacagTGGGATTTAGTATCCTCTGAGCTATTTGGTCAGTTGTTATTGTAAAGATATGATCAACTCTGGAGTAGAATTTCTGTTTCTGTGTAAAGACTCATAAAAATGTTGTACAAATGAAAAGGTACAAAAAGAATTAATTAGTAATgggtattttattgtttttggtaATAAAGTTAAAGATGTTTTTGCACCTTTGgtgtcttcctctcttccataAACTTTGGGAATCAATTCCCCATTGTCTTCAAAACTCTTACATTCAATATGAACCCCCTTTGTGGTTCTCCTTAGTCTGGTATAGCTCCTTTTTCTATTTGGTATAGCTTCTGTTTTGCatctgtcatttttttcagtcttattcTTAAATGTTTTAAAGATGATTTTACTTAAATAAGTCACTTACCAAGTTTAATGTaaaacttatttttctctctattgtTTCCTACTGTTTTATGAGGCAATACGCTCATAATTAATTGCCCACTACTCAGTGTTACCCTTGGCTGCCTTATCTttgcttgccaagaaaactgttaTTGATGGGTGATGTTTCTAGACTCTTCTGTTGTCCTCAATGTGGCAACTGGTTTCCATCAGTAAAAGATCCTTCATTTCCCATTCTTCAGTGGCAATAACTTGCTTAGATGGCTTAGGATGGAGTTGTTTCAATTGCATgcaatatctttatttttcactGTTTTGATCCTTGCTCAAACAAGTGTACAAGTTGACCCCAGTCAAGAGTCAGAAACAtgcacctccctcccttctttgtagGGATGAGGAGCTATGGGTATAGAATTTTCCATATAAATTGAACACAGCTgaacttctcttctcttttttattctgtatAACAAGAGATGTTTTGCTGAGTATAGAAGAGGGAGAAATATATTAGAATtaaagatgatgtaaaaaaatcaaagttatcaataaaaataaagcaaaagcagAAAAAGCTGAacaccaaaaaataataaatcaataatagTATGACAGTGGATGGTCAACTAGTTCATGAATGAACCCAAATCTTTCCAGTTcccctttatgtgttgtcttttcCCAAAAGAATGCAAGCATCTTGAACAGAGGGATTTATCGTGTGTGTCTATATTTATGTCAGCATGGACTTGATGGCTTCCCAcaagtcagtcagcaagcatttattaagtgcttactaagttACCAGGAATGAGGTATGGTTAagtggtacagcagatagagcatcaggcctggagtcaggaggacttggattcaaatctggacttggaTACTTCCTATccgtgtgaccctggcaagtgaCTTAGCCTCAAATGCCTAGTcgtagctcttctgtcttagaattgatactaagacagatggtaagaattaaaataaaaaaaagtcttgCTCTCATGGAATTCACATactaatggagaaaacaatatgtaaatatataatatatgtgtatacatatatacatacatttgtatatatgcatgtgtgtatacatgtgtatatttttttaatggaaggttATATCAGCTTTAAAATTTTGCATAACCTTTGAACCAGCAacactactactaggtctatattccaaaggatttaaaaaagaggaaaagatctgtttatgcaaaaatatttaaagcagctctttttgtagtggcaaagaatgtggcttgtaatggaatactactgtgctaaaagaaatgatgtaaAGGAGGACTTAATAACaatttggaaagacctacatgaactgatgcaaaatgaagggagcagaaacaggagaacattgtacacagtaatagcaatattatgtaATGAATATTTAGGAGTGACTCAGATTTTCCTAGCAAAAGAGCAATCCAAGAAAAACCTCAagtactcatgataaaaaatgccatctgcctccagaaaaagaactgatggagtctgaatacagaccaaGACATACcgtatttcactttatttcttcacctttctctcatttgttcaagttttctttcacaaaaggacATATGGGAAGATGTCTTatactattacacatgtaaaatctatattatattgcttgctatcttggggagggaggaaggaaagggaagatggGGTGAATTTGGCCcaaacttaaagaaaataaaggttaaaaatgtttttttttcatgtaattgagttaaaaataaaattagtaaactgaaaaaaatttttactcattcaatcctataccaatgaaactaccccaaaaattatttcctagaactagaaaaaatagcaaaattcatttgaaagaacaaaaggtcaagaatatcaaagaaattaatggagaaaaaaaatgaaggaaagaagtctAGCCATAACAAATCtcatactatattataaagtgataatcatcaaaataatctggtaatGCCCAagaatagattaggtaatcaacacacaggagttaatgaccatagtaacctagtgttctataaacccaaagatccaagctattGGAGGAAGAACTTACTATCTAACAAAAACcattgaaaaactagaaagcaatatgGCAGAAACAGCATTGGCCAATATCtcacatcatataccaagataaagtcaaaatggatacttgatctggAAATAAAGGGCAATACCACAAACAAAATGAGGAACACTGAAAAGTTCACTTGTCAGACTTATATATAAgtgaagaatttatgtccaaatcaGAGTACATATGAAAAATTcaatggataattctgattacattaaattaaaaaggatttgtacaaacaaaaccaatgcaaccaaaattagaagagaaacaacaaattgaggaGGAAAATTAACAGCaaaagtctctgacaaaggcctcatttctcaaatatataggaaagtgagctaaatttataagaatacaaagcatacCCCCAACTTGGTCAAAGGATCTGAGAGAAAGTTCttagaagaaataattaaaactacctatagtcatatgaaaaaatgttacacATCACAAttggttagagaaatgaaaaattaaaaaactctaagatactacctcacacttagcagattggctaacatgaccaaaaaggaaaatgataaatgctggagggaatgtgggaaaactgTGACACTAAtatagtggaactgtgaattgatgccaccattctggagaacaatatgaaaCTATGCCTAAAAGGTCATAAagttatgcataccctttgatccagcaatactactactggatctgtatcccaaagcacctacttgtacaaaaatatttttagcagctttttgtaatggcaaagaattggaaactaagggagtatccatcaattgggaaatggttgaagaAGAAGTGGTATGTGGATTGTTATGGAAAACTAGtgtagaaatgatgaataggatgagttcaggACAACctggtgtgaaagggaatttttaactccctttgtttattttaacttaatcaagaacttggagtacccctcctttcacacttagtcagGCTCTTgaagaaccttttactagaaaaagAAGTACATCTCAAGGACCAGAAATGGATCCCACAAGCACTGTTCCCCCACTCCCCGCCACCCCCCACAGTGCTAGACAAattaagactatgattggttcctgagatgtgacatgggagAACTGTAGGGTAGAGAAAAGTGCTTATAAGATGAGAcccaacaggaagtcagtgattCTCATTTCAGACTCTGATTTCAGATTCCCATTTTGGATGTGGCTTCTGATTTTGGCTTCTTGATTTAGACTTTGTATTCTGGTGGACTTTCGGATTTGGCTTGCTATGTTGGTGACTCAGTCTGAATAGGGATGCTTACTCTAGTGAGACTTTTGCTTCCTCTGGTGAGACTCTTGCTTCCTTGGCATAAGAGACTGCCTTTTGCGGCTTCAGCATCAGTCCTTTGGTTTGTGAAACACTTGGCTAGAGACACTCAGATTCTGGTGAAATTCACATTTGGATTTGCATTTGCAGTCTGGAAGCACTCAGATCCGGacttagggtatttag encodes:
- the UIMC1 gene encoding BRCA1-A complex subunit RAP80 isoform X2, which translates into the protein MPRRKKKVAEATDPERLEEENEEILKVKKMENLFIVISDSDEESGEENGLPRTRSMQPLDRAKFAAKRRITQMTEEEQFALALKMSEQEAQQVNDQAEEEEALLRKAIAESLNSCQPSDSSATTSAPLFTGVPGQYHQEKPVVSETIEYTLPRPESSHSPITSLAQAFQSEQTEVPKSPLVMLKRLSQEIVESSLVSSIILSQEKSQLLLKSNETRSSPILSDSSDELSSPPGKKQFVLSPTFSRVPTGTWQLVPRKLFANACVSQEEEAEAREKCLDHTVDLEVEPVTGSSGIRDKFNQPILESKNSNFFDNGTSQWTEGTKCKQPKENSRLGCGSFMATQRKEKTPQFRLPGTIDVKGLQEEIGGTVHYYWGIPFCPIEMDPNQYTKVILCQLEVYQKSLKLAQRQLLQKKEFGEPILPDSPSLLQKEHDGRDQAKGLNESLAEKIGNDNTETRKELLTSTWHLKRKAIHGSPLQSLKEKALLEEEPTTSHHQSSQVLFAEDTREEDEVMTITSSPTALCLLARKRNRVIARGHSAEDITVCPETQLSPSEVLVFEREEACLASKERPVKAAVNENIEKEMSASIFSAHIQVSCPMCDQGFPPTEIELHAMYCNGLVGEEESRDSPVLTRKRKLAKNKSDNRRDTQPSLDIDKIEKCYLCKSLVPFKEYPSHVDFCLQIATDDQGNKLERDNGRSSDSEGKSERQKNTKEGDKNGGRLLSLLEQSENKSADIDMKTEMASEGEAFRYPHSEMENADCSRRVQSTFNLNDSPIKSFVSISEAKDCLVDFKKQLSVRPGSRKRTKANRGKRRKT
- the UIMC1 gene encoding BRCA1-A complex subunit RAP80 isoform X3, with the protein product MQPLDRAKFAAKRRITQMTEEEQFALALKMSEQEAQQVNDQAEEEEALLRKAIAESLNSCQPSDSSATTSAPLFTGVPGQYHQEKPVVSETIEYTLPRPESSHSPITSLAQAFQSEQTEVPKSPLVMLKRLSQEIVESSLVSSIILSQEKSQLLLKSNETRSSPILSDSSDELSSPPGKKQFVLSPTFSRVPTGTWQLVPRKLFANACVSQEEEAEAREKCLDHTVDLEVEPVTGSSGIRDKFNQPILESKNSNFFDNGTSQWTEGTKCKQPKENSRLGCGSFMATQRKEKTPQFRLPGTIDVKGLQEEIGGTVHYYWGIPFCPIEMDPNQYTKVILCQLEVYQKSLKLAQRQLLQKKEFGEPILPDSPSLLQKEHDGRDQAKGLNESLAEKIGNDNTETRKELLTSTWHLKRKAIHGSPLQSLKEKALLEEEPTTSHHQSSQVLFAEDTREEDEVMTITSSPTALCLLARKRNRVIARGHSAEDITVCPETQLSPSEVLVFEREEACLASKERPVKAAVNENIEKEMSASIFSAHIQVSCPMCDQGFPPTEIELHAMYCNGLVGEEESRDSPVLTRKRKLAKNKSDNRRDTQPSLDIDKIEKCYLCKSLVPFKEYPSHVDFCLQIATDDQGNKLERDNGRSSDSEGKSERQKNTKEGDKNGGRLLSLLEQSENKSADIDMKTEMASEGEAFRYPHSEMENADCSRRVQSTFNLNDSPIKSFVSISEAKDCLVDFKKQLSVRPGSRKRTKANRGKRRKT
- the UIMC1 gene encoding BRCA1-A complex subunit RAP80 isoform X1 — protein: MLISEFFVGKLLTLPVNFLYDLKMPRRKKKVAEATDPERLEEENEEILKVKKMENLFIVISDSDEESGEENGLPRTRSMQPLDRAKFAAKRRITQMTEEEQFALALKMSEQEAQQVNDQAEEEEALLRKAIAESLNSCQPSDSSATTSAPLFTGVPGQYHQEKPVVSETIEYTLPRPESSHSPITSLAQAFQSEQTEVPKSPLVMLKRLSQEIVESSLVSSIILSQEKSQLLLKSNETRSSPILSDSSDELSSPPGKKQFVLSPTFSRVPTGTWQLVPRKLFANACVSQEEEAEAREKCLDHTVDLEVEPVTGSSGIRDKFNQPILESKNSNFFDNGTSQWTEGTKCKQPKENSRLGCGSFMATQRKEKTPQFRLPGTIDVKGLQEEIGGTVHYYWGIPFCPIEMDPNQYTKVILCQLEVYQKSLKLAQRQLLQKKEFGEPILPDSPSLLQKEHDGRDQAKGLNESLAEKIGNDNTETRKELLTSTWHLKRKAIHGSPLQSLKEKALLEEEPTTSHHQSSQVLFAEDTREEDEVMTITSSPTALCLLARKRNRVIARGHSAEDITVCPETQLSPSEVLVFEREEACLASKERPVKAAVNENIEKEMSASIFSAHIQVSCPMCDQGFPPTEIELHAMYCNGLVGEEESRDSPVLTRKRKLAKNKSDNRRDTQPSLDIDKIEKCYLCKSLVPFKEYPSHVDFCLQIATDDQGNKLERDNGRSSDSEGKSERQKNTKEGDKNGGRLLSLLEQSENKSADIDMKTEMASEGEAFRYPHSEMENADCSRRVQSTFNLNDSPIKSFVSISEAKDCLVDFKKQLSVRPGSRKRTKANRGKRRKT
- the UIMC1 gene encoding BRCA1-A complex subunit RAP80 isoform X5; protein product: MLISEFFVGKLLTLPVNFLYDLKMPRRKKKVAEATDPERLEEENEEILKVKKMENLFIVISDSDEESGEENGLPRTRSMQPLDRAKFAAKRRITQMTEEEQFALALKMSEQEAQQVNDQAEEEEALLRKAIAESLNSCQPSDSSATTSAPLFTGVPGQYHQEKPVVSETIEYTLPRPESSHSPITSLAQAFQSEQTEVPKSPLVMLKRLSQEIVESSLVSSIILSQEKSQLLLKSNETRSSPILSDSSDELSSPPGKKQFVLSPTFSRVPTGTWQLVPRKLFANACVSQEEEAEAREKCLDHTVDLEVEPVTGSSGIRDKFNQPILESKNSNFFDNGTSQWTEGTKCKQPKENSRLGCGSFMATQRKEKTPQFRLPGTIDVKGLQEEIGGTVHYYWGIPFCPIEMDPNQYTKVILCQLEVYQKSLKLAQRQLLQKKEFGEPILPDSPSLLQKEHDGRDQAKGLNESLAEKIGNDNTETRKELLTSTWHLKRKAIHGSPLQSLKEKALLEEEPTTSHHQSSQVLFAEDTREEDEVMTITSSPTALCLLARKRNRVIARGHSAEDITVCPETQLSPSEVLVFEREEACLASKERPVKAAVNENIEKEMSASIFSAHIQVSCPMCDQGFPPTEIELHAMYCNGLVGEEESRDSPVLTRKRKLAKNKSDNRRDTQPSLDIDK